One window of the Populus nigra chromosome 4, ddPopNigr1.1, whole genome shotgun sequence genome contains the following:
- the LOC133690520 gene encoding uncharacterized protein LOC133690520 isoform X2, with translation MGVVLYYFADWLEIKELNKKIVKKEEDSKKTKGSVATAQNVKERERKVYDFLGQKRDPPEEVDGIWFALYGSGQESL, from the exons ATGGGTGTGGTTTTGTACTATTTTGCGGATTGGCTTGAGATAAAGgaattgaacaagaagatagtaaaaaaagaggaagataGTAAGAAGACAAAGGGGTCTGTGGCAACTGCGCAGAATGTGAAGGAGAGGGAGAGGAAGGTTTATGATTTTCTTGGACAGAAGAGAGATCCTCCTGAGGAG GTTGATGGAATCTGGTTTGCTCTCTATGGAAGTGGCCAAGAAAGTTTAtga
- the LOC133690520 gene encoding uncharacterized protein LOC133690520 isoform X1: MGVVLYYFADWLEIKELNKKIVKKEEDSKKTKGSVATAQNVKERERKVYDFLGQKRDPPEEFSEKKLTLLLGSSRPRFISAPSSATPLKVWRGLLKTFNSLDFQ, encoded by the exons ATGGGTGTGGTTTTGTACTATTTTGCGGATTGGCTTGAGATAAAGgaattgaacaagaagatagtaaaaaaagaggaagataGTAAGAAGACAAAGGGGTCTGTGGCAACTGCGCAGAATGTGAAGGAGAGGGAGAGGAAGGTTTATGATTTTCTTGGACAGAAGAGAGATCCTCCTGAGGAG TTCTCTGAAAAGAAGTTGACTTTGCTCTTGGGTTCATCGCGCCCACGTTTTATCTCTGCTCCATCATCTGCTACACCACTGAAAGTTTGG CGCGGCCTGCTAAAAACATTCAACAGTTTAGACTTTCAATAA
- the LOC133690842 gene encoding uncharacterized protein LOC133690842, which translates to MGTSKRTQVVTSDREKWDKVLGGLVKLVRNQQEQLETLLKERKILEDRIKTQHERWVSDIRLYNDHILQIKGGLVEKDMACLLEAAKGDLMLGLKQREVSLHKLKLEQTEDELADFRALFGYLSQSLKETSEETANGKGPGHSDLKSGEAKKLEAEVERLKLENEKLVFEKNSEVSALQKGKNFVWNQYDILESNLTNKLRIKEAEVEKANEKIAGVLATAELRQSSNDEKDEIIQRLNTKVAKMEADTKKWKEETSKLSRELELLRKLRTAQITPVMKPCSAPVRTFTLGVKSCGRDCNLVDRKVLQSAVPSRDAEKSSRSLKKKRTDVFEGPRLFSSSFKIPKVKVPSTPV; encoded by the exons ATGGGTACTTCAAAGCGCACTCAAGTGGTAACTTCAGATCGTGAAAAATGGGATAAAGTGCTTGGCGGGCTGGTAAAATTAGTAAGGAACCAACAAGAACAGCTCGAAACTCTTTTAAAAGAGAGGAAAATCCTTGAAGATCGCATAAAAACGCAACATGAGAGATGGGTTTCTGATATTCGTCTCTATAATGATCATATTTTGCag ATTAAGGGGGGTTTGGTGGAGAAAGACATGGCGTGTTTGCTTGAGGCTGCTAAAGGTGATTTGATGTTGGGATTGAAGCAGAGAGAGGTTTCTcttcacaaattgaaattaG AGCAAACAGAAGATGAATTGGCAGATTTCCGAGCATTGTTTGGCTACCTCTCTCAGAGCCTAAAA GAAACTTCTGAAGAAACTGCCAATGGAAAGGGTCCTGGGCATAGTGATTTAAAGTCTGGCGAAGCTAAAAAGTTGGAAGCCGAAGTAGAAAGGCTAAAGCTTGAAAACGAGAAGcttgtttttgaaaagaattcTGAAGTATCTGCTCTCCAGAAAGGGAAAAACTTTGTGTGGAATCAATATGATATTCTTGAAAGCAATCTCACCAATAAATTAAGGATTAAAGAAGCTGAAGTTGAGAAGGCGAATGAGAAGATAGCAGGAGTTCTTGCCACTGCAGAGTTGCGCCAATCCTCAAATGAtgagaaggatgaaattattcAAAGATTGAATACTAAGGTGGCCAAGATGGAAGCTGACACAAAGAAATGGAAGGAAGAAACTTCTAAACTCTCCCGGGAGTTGGAATTGTTAAGAAAGTTAAGAACTGCCCAAATTACACCTGTAATGAAACCTTGTAGCGCACCAGTTAGAACTTTCACTTTGGGAGTCAAAAGCTGTGGCAGAGATTGTAACCTTGTTGACAGGAAAGTATTGCAATCCGCTGTTCCTTCCAGGGATGCTGAAAAG AGTAGCAGAagcttgaagaagaaaaggacgGATGTTTTTGAAGGTCCAAGAttattctcttcttccttcaaaaTTCCTAAAGTGAAGGTCCCATCTACTCCTGTCTAA
- the LOC133690937 gene encoding uncharacterized protein LOC133690937, with product MKATKRPVQAVATWVRRQPPKIKVFLAVVSGLAALVFLRMVVHDHDNLFVAAEAVHSVGISVLIYKLMKEKTCAGLSLKSQDLTAIFLAARLYCSFVMEYDIHTLLDSATLLTTLWVIYMIRFNLRSSYMEDKDNFAIYYLVIPCALLALIIHPTTHHNIFNRISWAFCVYLESISVLPQLRVMQNTKIVEPFTAHYVFALGVARFLSCAHWVLQVLDTRGRLLTALGYGLWPSMVLLSEIVQTFILADFCYYYVKSVLGGQLVLRLPSGVV from the exons ATGAAGGCAACGAAGAGGCCAGTCCAGGCAGTGGCGACATGGGTAAGGAGGCAACCACCGAAGATCAAGGTGTTCTTAGCGGTGGTTTCAGGGTTGGCAGCGTTGGTTTTTCTCAGAATGGTTGTTCATGATCATGACAACCTCTTTGTTGCTGCTGAGGCTGTTCATTCTGTTGGAATCTCTGTTCTTATTTACAAGCTCATGAAGGAGAAGACTTGTGCTG GACTTTCACTGAAATCACAGGACCTCACAGCTATATTTTTAGCTGCTAGGCTCTATTGCAGTTTTGTCATGGAGTATGACATACACACTCTACTTGATTCTGCTACCTTGCTGACAACCCTTTGGGTAATCTATATGATCCGCTTCAACTTGAGGTCCAGTTACATGGAAGACAAAGATAACTTTGCAATTTACTATTTG GTGATACCATGTGCTTTACTAGCTTTGATTATTCATCCAACAACACATCATAACATATTCAACAGGATTTCCTGGGCCTTTTGTGTTTACCTTGAATCCATTTCAGTGTTGCCTCAGCTGCGAGTGATGCAGAACACAAAG ATTGTTGAACCATTCACAGCACATTACGTATTTGCACTTGGAGTTGCCAGGTTTTTGAGCTGTGCACACTGGGTCCTCCAG GTATTGGACACTCGAGGACGCCTATTGACAGCACTGGGCTATGGACTGTGGCCTTCGATGGTCCTGCTTTCAGAAATTGTGCAGACTTTCATTCTTGCTGATTTTTGCTATTACTATGTCAAGAG TGTTCTTGGTGGACAACTTGTTCTACGGCTCCCCTCAGGAGTGGTGTAA